From Pungitius pungitius chromosome 9, fPunPun2.1, whole genome shotgun sequence, one genomic window encodes:
- the hyls1 gene encoding centriolar and ciliogenesis-associated protein HYLS1 isoform X2, whose translation MDILDFSEEEIQEQLLALGYKNIPKHRLCEFKQDLDELVRRGEWKRFASSAGTNGAASGPSPPAYTKEKVGPCYFENSGQGFFLHAGNVQHERQVISCDSYARHSVALNHGPPHGPPGRLQVEEEEEEPDPGESLHPALTDSYASTPDSHRGRYIKRKVLRKHEGQSLVCDESVYSEEASVLEQRLAGLHVSSSGHSSGTDQVSFSALDSYIGGLIRSRSDGDLRPKPKSFIRPAMSQQTLKKTDPVAKYFKYKQLWETFTLPGDGDRRSLRSELRERLAYQPPAPKPRRTYVPNSYVVPTEKKRSALRWELRNDLASGLLPHRFTYQP comes from the exons ATGGACATCCTGGATTTTTCAGAAGAGGAAATTCAAGAACAACTTTTAGCCCTCGGATACAAAAACATACCGAAACATCGTCTGTGTGAATTCAAGCAAG ACCTGGACGAGCTGGTTCGACGTGGAGAATGGAAACGCTTTGCCTCGTCGGCTGGGACGAACGGCGCCGCCTCTGGGCCGAGTCCTCCCGCCTACACCAAAGAGAAAG TGGGTCCGTGCTACTTTGAAAACTCTGGTCAAGGCTTTTTCTTACATGCAGGAAACGTGCAGCATGAGCGACAG GTGATCAGCTGTGACTCGTACGCTCGGCACTCGGTGGCTCTGAACCACGGGCCTCCTCACGGGCCGCCCGGCaggctgcaggtggaggaggaggaggaggagccggaccCGGGCGAAAGCCTCCACCCGGCGCTAACGGACAGCTACGCCTCCACCCCCGACTCCCACAGGGGCCGCTACATCAAGAGGAAAGTCCTCAG GAAACACGAAGGACAATCACTCGTCTGCGATGAATCCGTCTACAGCGAAGAAG CGAGCGTTCTGGAGCAGCGGCTGGCCGGTCTCCACGTGTCCTCCTCGGGTCACAGCTCCGGGACGGACCAGGTCTCCTTCAGCGCCTTGGACTCCTACATCGGGGGCCTG ATTCGAAGTCGTAGCGACGGTGACCTTCGACCCAAACCCAAATCCT TCATCCGGCCAGCGATGAGTCAGCAGACCTTAAAGAAGACGGACCCGGTGGCCAA GTATTTCAAGTACAAGCAGCTCTGGGAAACGTTCACGCTCCCAGGAGACGGGGACCGGCGGTCCCTCCGCTCGGAGCTCAGG gaacgACTTGCATACCAACCTCCAGCA CCTAAACCTCGGAGGACCTACGTGCCGAACTCCTACGTGGTGCCGACGGAGAAGAAGCGCTCGGCGCTCCGATGGGAGCTCAGGAACGACCTCGCCAGCGGACTCCTCCCCCACAGATTCACATACCAGCCTTAG
- the ptp4a1 gene encoding protein tyrosine phosphatase type IVA 1: protein MARMNRPAPVEITYKNMRFLITHNPTNATLNKFIEELKKYGVTTVVRVCEATYDATLVVKEGIQVLDWPFDDGAPPSNQIVDDWLNLLKLKFREEPGCCVAVHCVAGLGRAPVLVALALIECGMKYEDAVQFIRQKRRGAFNSKQLFYLEKYRPKMRLRFKDSNGHRNTCCIQ from the exons ATGGCTCGTATGAACAGACCGGCCCCCGTGGAGATCACCTACAAAAACATGAGGTTCCTCATTACCCACAATCCCACCAACGCCACCCTGAACAAGTTCATCGAG GAGCTGAAGAAGTACGGAGTCACCACCGTGGTGAGAGTTTGTGAGGCCACTTATGACGCCACTCTGGTGGTGAAGGAAGGGATCCAAGTCCTG GATTGGCCCTTCGATGACGGAGCTCCTCCCTCCAACCAGATCGTGGACGATTGGCTGAACCTGCTGAAGCTGAAGTTCAGGGAGGAGCCGGGCTGCTGCGTGGCGGTGCACTGTGTGGCGGGTCTGGGGAG AGCTCCGGTTCTGGTCGCGCTCGCCTTGATCGAATGTGGGATGAAGTATGAAGACGCGGTCCAGTTCATACGGCA GAAGCGCCGCGGAGCGTTCAACAGCAAGCAGCTGTTCTACCTGGAGAAATATCGTCCAAAGATGCGCCTGCGCTTCAAAGATTCCAACGGCCATCGCAATACCTGCTGCATCCAGTag
- the mrpl4 gene encoding large ribosomal subunit protein uL4m: MLRCTRLVCGRGAVGRLSSSFCSESALPPNLLLPTNLVDPSRSKRPPPPADCSLPLLRSCDAAVPAHRSAVQAWVETLEGGGSEPLGWAQLHPDVFAVAPRLDILHEVETWQKNFKRISHANTKIRSEVRGGGRKPWNQKGSGRARHGSIRSPIWKGGGVSNGPRGPTSYFYMLPMKLRVQGLKVALSSKLAQDDLHIVDSVNLSSPDPQDLLHLVREKLWGESVLIVDVGEEFSENILEVTASLKTVNIIPAIGLNVHSMLKHEALVLTLQSVRFLEEKLLWHDQRYTPLYPYRLPYSDLP, from the exons ATGCTTCGTTGTACGCGGCTGGTCTGCGGAAGAGGAGCCGTTGGACGG CTGTCCTCGTCGTTCTGCAGTGAGAGCGCGCTGCCCCCCAATTTACTGCTGCCGACCAACCTGGTGGATCCTTCCAGATCCA agcgccccccccctcctgccgaCTGCTCCCTCCCGCTGCTGAGGAGCTGCGACGCCGCCGTCCCCGCGCACCGGAGCGCCGTCCAGGCGTGGGTGGAgactctggagggggggggcagcgagccGCTGGGTTGGGCTCAGCTCCACCCGGACGTCTTTGCCGTGGCCCCCAG GTTAGATATTCTCCACGAGGTTGAAACCTGGCagaaaaactttaaaagaatC AGCCACGCCAACACGAAgatcaggtcagaggtcagaggaggaggaaggaaaccGTGGAACCAGAAAGGAAGCGGAAGAGCTCGACATGGAAGCATCCGCTCGCCCATCTGGAAAGGAG GGGGCGTGTCCAATGGACCCAGAGGGCCGACCAGCTACTTCTACATGTTGCCCATGAAGCTCAGAGTTCAAGGACTCAAAGTGGCTCTGAGCTCCAAGCTGGCGCAG GACGACCTTCACATCGTGGACTCTGTGAACCTCTCCAGCCCCGACCCCCAGGACCTGCTGCACCTcgtcagagagaagctgtgggGGGAGTCGGTGCTGATCGTCGACGT AGGGGAGGAGTTCTCCGAGAACATCCTCGAGGTGACGGCGAGTCTGAAGACGGTGAACATCATTCCAGCGATAG GACTGAACGTGCACAGCATGCTGAAGCACGAAGCCCTCGTCCTCACTCTGCAAAGCGTCCgcttcctggaggagaagctgctttGGCACGACCAGCGCTACACCCCCCTGTACCCGTACAGACTGCCCTACTCGGACCTGCCGTAG
- the hyls1 gene encoding centriolar and ciliogenesis-associated protein HYLS1 isoform X1 gives MDILDFSEEEIQEQLLALGYKNIPKHRLCEFKQDLDELVRRGEWKRFASSAGTNGAASGPSPPAYTKEKVGPCYFENSGQGFFLHAGNVQHERQVISCDSYARHSVALNHGPPHGPPGRLQVEEEEEEPDPGESLHPALTDSYASTPDSHRGRYIKRKVLRKHEGQSLVCDESVYSEEAASVLEQRLAGLHVSSSGHSSGTDQVSFSALDSYIGGLIRSRSDGDLRPKPKSFIRPAMSQQTLKKTDPVAKYFKYKQLWETFTLPGDGDRRSLRSELRERLAYQPPAPKPRRTYVPNSYVVPTEKKRSALRWELRNDLASGLLPHRFTYQP, from the exons ATGGACATCCTGGATTTTTCAGAAGAGGAAATTCAAGAACAACTTTTAGCCCTCGGATACAAAAACATACCGAAACATCGTCTGTGTGAATTCAAGCAAG ACCTGGACGAGCTGGTTCGACGTGGAGAATGGAAACGCTTTGCCTCGTCGGCTGGGACGAACGGCGCCGCCTCTGGGCCGAGTCCTCCCGCCTACACCAAAGAGAAAG TGGGTCCGTGCTACTTTGAAAACTCTGGTCAAGGCTTTTTCTTACATGCAGGAAACGTGCAGCATGAGCGACAG GTGATCAGCTGTGACTCGTACGCTCGGCACTCGGTGGCTCTGAACCACGGGCCTCCTCACGGGCCGCCCGGCaggctgcaggtggaggaggaggaggaggagccggaccCGGGCGAAAGCCTCCACCCGGCGCTAACGGACAGCTACGCCTCCACCCCCGACTCCCACAGGGGCCGCTACATCAAGAGGAAAGTCCTCAG GAAACACGAAGGACAATCACTCGTCTGCGATGAATCCGTCTACAGCGAAGAAG CAGCGAGCGTTCTGGAGCAGCGGCTGGCCGGTCTCCACGTGTCCTCCTCGGGTCACAGCTCCGGGACGGACCAGGTCTCCTTCAGCGCCTTGGACTCCTACATCGGGGGCCTG ATTCGAAGTCGTAGCGACGGTGACCTTCGACCCAAACCCAAATCCT TCATCCGGCCAGCGATGAGTCAGCAGACCTTAAAGAAGACGGACCCGGTGGCCAA GTATTTCAAGTACAAGCAGCTCTGGGAAACGTTCACGCTCCCAGGAGACGGGGACCGGCGGTCCCTCCGCTCGGAGCTCAGG gaacgACTTGCATACCAACCTCCAGCA CCTAAACCTCGGAGGACCTACGTGCCGAACTCCTACGTGGTGCCGACGGAGAAGAAGCGCTCGGCGCTCCGATGGGAGCTCAGGAACGACCTCGCCAGCGGACTCCTCCCCCACAGATTCACATACCAGCCTTAG
- the col9a1a gene encoding collagen, type IX, alpha 1a, producing MSRSGICRESLLVILLQVVLICSAQRGPVGPRGPPGPMGVAGVPGVDGIDGDRGEDSKVDGGPGPDGDDGRDGAPGAAGLPGADGPVGPPGDPGLGGPKGQKGQQGPIGSVGAKGVGPDGLDGLPGTDGLPGELGKVGAPGSRGGRGPVGLPGSAGPRGPPGVYKGEDLCPNACPAGLNGHSGLPGMKGHKGVKGESGEPGRQGHKGEEGEQGPAGEVGAQGPPGPGGKRGLQGIPGPKGDRGARGQQGDGGPRGIQGAPGDRGQRGAVGELGPAGVRGDSGPSGIRGVPGPKGEPGLAGPDGREGIPGLPGSKGLTAKNGAPGVAGPQGLPGLPGTWGQKGVSGAAGIPGDPGAVGEMGSPGKQGERGEQGEVGPVGARGGPGARGERGPGGPLGSPGPRGIKGDPGLPGLPGPAGYRGEKGDRGAVGLDGPKGDQGSAGAEGTAGDAGELGDQGEPGEKGSTGPPGQTGNKGPEGGRGQQGKEGKPGQPGPRGMQGDAGVPGLPGGQGPAGKSPTDTDIKRVCMRVMQEQLAQLAASLRRPESGISGIPGPPGPPGPPGPTGENGFPGHGGSRGLPGLKGPAGLIGRKGPKGDQGDRGDRGPTERGPKGAPGAPGLPGEPGRAAYGTDGRDGERGPRGVPGVPGVPGPPGTAGATGYCASSQCVPPMVAAPVFAKDSGMKGPGEM from the exons ATGTCTCGCTCCGGGATCTGTCGGGAGTCTTTGCTGGTGATTTTGCTGCAGGTGGTGTTGATTTGCTCGGCTCAG AGGGGCCCGGTCGGTCCCAGAGGCCCCCCGGGGCCGATGGGAGTAGCAGGCGTGCCCGGAGTGGACGGCATTGAT GGCGACCGAGGAGAAGACTCCAAGGTGGACGGAGGACCG GGACCCGACGGAGACGACGGCCGGGACGGAGCTCCGGGAGCTGCAGGCCTTCCGGGGGCCGAC GGACCCGTTGGACCTCCTGGAGATCCGGGCCTGGGGGGCCCCAAAGGACAAAAA ggACAACAGGGGCCCATCGGGTCTGTGGGGGCGAAG GGGGTCGGACCCGACGGGCTGGAT GGCCTCCCGGGCACAGACGGGCTGCCAGGAGAACTCGGCAAAGTTGGAGCACCT GGATCAAGAGGCGGGCGAGGTCCTGTGGGTCTCCCTGGTTCTGCTGGGCCGCGG GGTCCTCCGGGTGTGTATAAAGGCGAGGACCTG TGTCCCAACGCCTGTCCCGCAGGACTCAACGGACATTCTGGCCTCCCCGGCATGAAG GGCCAcaaaggggtcaaaggtgaatcCGGTGAGCCCGGAAGACAAGGACACAAG ggggaggaaggagaacaaGGACCGGCGGGGGAAGTCGGAGCTCAAGGACCACCG GGCCCAGGCGGAAAGAGAGGCCTCCAAGGAATCCCCGGGCCCAAAGGGGACAGG GGAGCTCGTGGACAACAAGGTGATGGAGGTCCTCGAGGAATCCAGGGAGCCCCA GGCGACCGGGGTCAAAGGGGAGCCGTCGGGGAGCTCGGACCAGCGGGGGTTCGG GGGGATTCCGGTCCGTCGGGGATCAGAGGAGTGCCGGGGCCCAAGGGAGAGCCT gGCCTCGCCGGGCCAGATGGCCGTGAGGGAATACCTGGTCTGCCCGGATCCAAG GGTCTCACTGCGAAAAATGGGGCTCCGGGTGTTGCTGGCCCACAAGGGCTTCCT GGTTTGCCAGGCACTTGGGGCCAGAAGGGAGTCAGTGGTGCAGCG GGAATCCCAGGTGATCCAGGTGCTGTTGGGGAGATGGGGTCTCCAGGGAAACAA GGCGAGCGAGGCGAGCAGGGCGAGGTGGGACCGGTCGGAGCCCGAGGAGGACCA GGCGCACGAGGAGAGCGAGGGCCCGGCGGGCCTCTGGGATCACCAGGACCCCGG GGAATCAAGGGGGATCCAGGCCTCCCCGGTCTTCCTGGTCCTGCTGGTTACCGCGGTGAGAAGGGCGACAGG ggGGCCGTCGGCCTCGATGGTCCGAAAGGAGACCAG GGCTCTGCAGGCGCTGAAGGAACAGCGGGCGATGCCGGAGAACTG GGGGATCAAGGAGAACCGGGGGAGAAAGGATCG ACCGGCCCCCCGGGCCAGACGGGGAACAAAGGACCCGAGGGCGGCAGAGGACAGCAGGGCAAAGAGGGCAAGCCGGGCCAACCGGGGCCTCGTGGCATGCAGGGCGACGCGGGGGTACCTGGCCTGCCGGGGGGGCAGGGCCCAGCG ggGAAATCTCCGACGGACACAGACATCAAACGGGTCTGCATGAGGGTGATGCAAG AGCAGCTGGCCCAGCTGGCGGCGAGCCTGAGGAGGCCCGAGTCCGGCATCTCCGGGATCCCCGGCCCCCCCGGCCCGCCCGGACCCCCGGGCCCCACCGGGGAGAACGGCTTCCCCGGACACGGCGGCTCTCGGGGACTGCCCGGGCTGAAGGGTCCGGCCGGGCTCATCGGGCGCAAAGGACCCAAAG GTGACCAGGGCGACCGAGGGGACAGGGGACCCACCGAGAGGGGGCCCAAAGGGGCGCCGGGGGCCCCGGGTCTACCAG gCGAACCCGGCCGAGCGGCTTACGGCACAGACGGTCGCGACGGGGAGAGGGGCCCCCGCGGCGTCCCCGGCGTGCCGGGAGTCCCCGGGCCCCCCGGCACCGCCGGCGCCACCGGTTACTGCGCGTCGTCCCAGTGCGTCCCGCCCATGGTGGCGGCGCCGGTGTTCGCCAAGGACTCCGGCATGAAGGGCCCCGGTGAGATGTGA